The Inmirania thermothiophila nucleotide sequence ATCGGCGAGACCGTGCGCGCGCGTCTCATGGAGGCGCTGCCCGAGGTGCGCGACGTGACCGTCCACGTGGACCCCGAGGACGACACCGGCGGCAACCCCTCCGAGGGGCTGCCCCTGCGCGGGGAGGTGCTCGCGCGGCTGGAGCGGCGCTGGCGGCATATCCCCGAGGCGGCGCGGATCGAGGAGGTCACCCTCCACTACCTCGAGGGCCGCATCCACGTCGACGTGGTGCTGCCGCTCGCGGCCGCCGCCGACCCCGAGGCCACCGCGCGCGCCCTGCGCGAGGCGGCGGCGGGGCTGACGGAGATCGGTGAGGTGCGCGTGCATTTTCGCTGACGCACCAAACCGGTGCATCGGGGGCCCGCTTTGCGCCCCATGATGGTGCACCGGGGGCGCACGGACCGGCCCCCATCGGGGCGCCGAAAGCTGGCATGTTTCGTGCTTGCAGTGAAGGGGATCGCTGAAACTCAACCGGCCGCCGTGGCGGCCCTGTCTCAAGACCCACCGGAAGGAGACCCAGACCCATGTCTGCATCCGACGTGCTCAAGATGATCCAGGAGAAGGAGGTCAAGTTCGTCGACCTCCGCTTCACCGACACCCGCGGCAAGGAGCAGCACGTCTCCGTGCCCGCCCACACCGTCGACGAGGACTTCTTCCGCGACGGCAAGATGTTCGACGGCTCGTCCATCGCCGGCTGGAAGGGGATCAACGAGTCCGACATGATCCTCATGCCGGACGAGACCACCGCGGTCATGGATCCCTTCAGCGACGAGCCGACCCTGATCCTGCGCTGCGACATCGTGGATCCCGGCACCATGCAGGGCTACGAGCGTGACCCGCGCTCGCTGGCCAAGCGCGCCGAGGCCTATCTGCGCTCCACCGGCATCGCCGACACCGCCTTCTTCGGCCCCGAGCCCGAGTTCTTCGTCTTCGACGACGTGCGCTGGTCCAGCGACATCAGCGGCTCCTTCGTCAAGGTGGACTCCGAGGAGGCCTCCTGGAACTCCGAGCGCGTCTACGAGGGCGGCAACATCGGCCACCGCCCCTCGATCAAGGGCGGCTACTTCCCGGTGCCGCCGGTGGACTCGATGCAGGACCTGCGCTGCGCCATGGCACTGACCCTGGAGGAGATGGGGGTCAAGGTGGAGGCCCACCACCACGAGGTGGCCACCGCCGGCCAGAACGAGATCGGCACCCGCTTCAACACCCTGGTGCGCAAGGCCGACGAGCTGCAGATCCTCAAGTACGTGGTCATGAACGTCGCCCATGCCTACGGCAAGACGGCGACCTTCATGCCCAAGCCGCTGGTGGGGGACAACGGCTCCGGCATGCACGTGCACCAGTCGCTGTCCAAGGACGGCGTCAACCTCTTCGCCGGCGACGGCTACGGCGGGCTGTCGGAGCTGGCGCTCTACTACATCGGCGGCATCTTCAAGCACGCACGCGCCATCAACGCCTTCACCAACTCCACCACCAACAGCTACAAGCGGCTCGTGCCCGGCTTCGAGGCGCCGGTGCTGCTCGCCTACTCGGCGCGCAACCGCTCGGCCTCGGTGCGCATCCCCTACGTGCCGAGCCCCAAGGCCCGGCGCATCGAGGTGCGCTTCCCGGACGCCTGCGGCAACCCCTACCTCGGCTTCGCCGCCATGCTCATGGCCGGCCTCGACGGGATCCTGAACAAGATCCACCCCGGCGACCCCATGGACAAGGACCTCTACGACCTGCCGCCGGAGGAGGAGAAGCGGATCCCCACCGTGTGCCACTCCCTCGACCAGGCCCTGGAGGCGCTGGACAAGGACCGCGAGTTCCTGAAGGCGGGGGGCGTCTTCACCGACGACATGATCGACGGCTACATCGCCCTCAAGATGGAGGAGGTCACGCGTCTGCGTATGACCACCCATCCCGTCGAGTTCGACATGTACTACAGCCTCTGAACCCACCGAGGCCGGCCGAGGCCCCCGCCCCGCGGGGGCCTCTCCTTTTCCGCACCGGGCCGCGGCGACGCCGGCATCCCCGTGCTATCCTTGCGGCCATGCGCGGATCGGGCGGCATCGTGCTGGCGCTGGTCCTCGGGCTTGCAGGCCCGCACGCACTCGCCGCGGTCTACAAGTGGACCGACGCCGAAGGCCGGGTCCACTACAGCGACCGGCCGGCTCCGGGCGCCGAGGCCGTGCGTCTCGACCCCCTCTCCACCTTCCGCGCCCCGGCCCCGGCTCGCAGGCCGCCGACTCCGCCCGCGCCGCAGGCGGCCGAGGGCTACCGCCGCGTGGTCATCGCCGCCCCCGAGCCCGAGGCCACCATCCGCGACAACGAGGGCCGCATCACCGTGGTGGTCAACCTGGAGCCGGCGCTGCGAGAGGGCCACGCGGTGCAGATCCTCGTCGACGACCGCCCCCAGGGGGCGCCCGCCCGCGTCACCCAGTTCACCCTTACCAACGTCGACCGCGGCACCCACCGCATCGGCGCCCGCGTTCTGGACGGCGAAGGCCGCGAGGTCGCTCGCGCCGAACCCGTGACCGTCTATCTGCATCGGGAATCGGCGCTCCTGCGGCGGGCCGCCCCGGGCGCCTCCTGAACGACCCCGCCCCTGTCCGGGGCGCCGTGCACTACAATGGTGCATGACCCCTGCGCCCGTCCCCCTGTGCGGGCCTGCGAAATCCAGGCCCGCATCTTGCAGGGAGCTCGGACATGGATCCGCCCCGCTACGATCTGCTCCTCGACCATCTCACCACCGCCGTGCTGCTGCTCGCCCCGGACGGCCGGCTGCGCCACGTCAATGCCGCCGGCGAGGACCTGCTGGGACTGAGCCGCCGCCAGGTCCTCGCCATGCCGCTGTCCCGCCTGCTGCGAAGCGGGCCGCTCGCCGAGCGCCTCGCGCGGGCCGCCCGGACCGGCCAGCCCTTCACCGAGCGCGAGGCCCGTCTCGCCCTCGCCGACGGGCGGACGGTGACGGTGGACTGCACGGTGACCCCCATGGGGGATCCGCCCGCCGATCTGGTGGTGGAACTGCAGGTGCTCGACCGGCTGCTCCAGATCGCGCGCGAGGACCAGCTGCGCAGCCGCCAGCAGGTCACGGCCTCGGTGCTGCGCGGCCTCGCCCACGAGATCCGCAACCCCCTCGGCGGCCTGCGGGGCGCGGCGCAGCTGCTCGGCCGCGAGCTGGGGGCGAGCCCCCTCCGCGAGTACGTGGAGGTGATCCTCGCCGAGGCCGACCGCCTCGGCGCGCTGCTGGACCGGATGCTGGGGCCGTCGCGCCAGCCGCGGCGCCGCAGGATCAACCTCCACGAGGTCACGGAGCGGGTGCGCCACCTCCTCGCCGCCGAGGCCCCCGAGGCCCGCGTCGTGGCCGACTACGACCCCAGCATCCCGGAGCTCACGGCGGACGCCGACGGCCTGATCCAGGCGGTGCTCAACCTCGGCCGCAACGCGCTGCAGGCGACGGGCGGGCGGGGTCGCGTGGTGCTGCGCACCCGGGTGCAGCGCCAGTTCACCATCGGCGAGCGACGCCACCGGCTGGTGGCGCGGATCGAGGTGGAGGACGACGGCCCCGGCGTGCCCCCGCAGCTGCAGGAGCAGATCTTCTATCCGCTCGTGACCACGCGGCCGGAGGGCACGGGCCTGGGACTGTCCATCGCCCAGGACATCGCCGTCCGGCACGGCGGGCTCGTCGAGTGCGAGAGCGCGCCGGGGCGCACGATCTTCACCCTGCTGCTGCCCTTGGAGGAGAGGGATGGCTGAGCCTCACGCCATCGGCCGCCCCCGCGTCTGGGTGGTGGACGACGACCGCTCCATCCGCTGGGTCCTGGAGCGGGCGCTCGGGGGCGCGGGATTCGCGGTGCGCTGCTTCGCCGACGGCGATGCGGCGCTCGCGGCGCTGCGCGCCGAGGGGGCGCCCGAGGCCCTCGTGAGCGACATCCGCATGCCCGGCCTCGACGGTCTCGCGCTGCTCGAGGCGGTGCGCGCCGAGGACCCCGACCTGCCGGTGATCGTCATCACCGCCCACTCGGACCTGGACAGCGCCGTCTCCGCCTACCGCGGGGGCGCCTTCGAGTACCTGGCCAAGCCCTTCGACGTGGACGAGGCGGTGGCCCTGGTGCGGCGGGCCCTGCGTCAGCGCGCAAGCGCCCCCGCCGAAGCGCCGCCGCCCGCGGCGGCGCCGGAGATCATCGGCGAGGACCCCGCGATGCAGGAGGTCTTCCGCGCCATCGGCCGCCTCGCGCGCTCCCATGCGACGGTGCTCATCGTGGGCGAGTCCGGCACCGGCAAGGAGCTGGTGGCCCACGCCCTGCACCGCCACGGGCCGCGCGCGGGAGGTCCCTTCATCGCCCTCAACATGGCGGCGATCCCGCGGGACCTGCTGGAATCCGAGCTCTTCGGGCACGAGAAGGGGGCCTTCACGGGCGCGGCGTCGCGCCGGCCCGGGCGCTTCGAGCAGGCCCACGGCGGGACGCTGTTCCTCGACGAGATCGGGGACATGCCGGCGGAGCTGCAGACGCGGCTGCTGCGGGTGCTCGCCACCGGCGAGTTCTTCCCCGTCGGCGGGCGCGACCCGGTGCGCGTCGACGTGCGCGTCATCGCCGCCACCCACCAGGACCTGGAGGCGCGGGTGCGCGAGGGGCTCTTCCGCGAGGACCTCTACCACCGCCTCAACGTCATCCGCATCCGCGTGCCGCCGCTGCGTGAGCGCCGCAGCGACATCCCCCGGCTCGCCCGCCACTTCCTCCGCCGCGCCGCGGCGGAGATGGGGGTCGAGCCCAAGCGCCTGAGCGACGAGGCGGCGGCGGTGCTGGGCTCGCTCCCCTGGCCCGGCAACGTCCGCCAGCTCGAGAACACCTGCCGCTGGCTCACGGTGATGGCGTCGGGGCGGGAGATCCAGGCCGAGGACCTGCCGCCGGAGCTGTGCGCCGACGCCGCGCCGGCCCCCGAGGCGGCCGAGGACTGGGAGGCGGCGCTTCGCCGCTGGGCCGCGGCGCGCCTCGCCGCCGGCGCCGCCGACCTCCTCGCCGAGGCCGGCCCGCGCTTCGAGCGGGCGCTGGCCGAGACCGCGCTGGCCCACACCGGAGGCCTGCGGCAGGAGGCCGCCCGCCTCGTGGGCTGGGGCCGCAACACACTCACCCGCAAGCTGCGCGAGCTCGGCATCGAGCCGGGGGAGGAGAGGCGCCAGCCGGCGCCCCGCAGGGCCGGTCAGTACAGCTCGCGCTGATAGATGCGGTAGTCGTCGCCGCGGTAGACGCCCCAGGTGGCCCGCGCCGCGGGGTCGGCCGCACCCGTCCCCTTCCAGTCGTACTCGAGCCAGACGGGGGCGTCGACGCCCACCTCCGCGGCGCCGTCGTTGCCGGCGCCGGGGGCCTGCGTGAGGGCGACGCTGCCGGCCCCGGCCGAAAGCGTCACCGCCACGTCCGGCAGCCCGTCGCCGTCGCCGTCGAGGTCGGCCGGATCGAGGTTGCCGGTGTAGCCGGAGAGGCTTACGGCGGAGGCCGCCACCGTGGTGCAGGCATCGTCGGCGTGGGTGACGAAGCTCGCGACACCGTCGCCGTCGGGGTCGCCCCAGTACTCGATGCGAAGCGGAAGCTGAAGCGGCAGCAGCTCCGGGCCGTGGGCCGGATCCAGGGCCAGCCGCCCGTAGCGCATGGACTTGCCGGCGTCGAAGGCGATGCCGTTGCCGGCGCTGGCGTCGCCGAACCGCGCGGGGTTGCCGGCATAGGCGACGCCGTCGGCGTCCACCACGTCCAGCGACAGCGCGATCTCGGCGTCGAAGGGCGGCACGGGACCGCCGGAGCGGTCGAAGCGCAGGCCGCTGCCGGCGGAGAAGGTGAGGGTCACGGTGCCGGCCCCGAGGTCGGCGATGGCGGGATCGCCCGAGGCGGGCAGGCCCGAGAGATCGAGGGTGCCGGTGGCGGCCGCGTAGGCGGGCAGGCCCAGGCTCGCGTTGGTCAGCCGCATCCACGCCCCGGTGTAGTTGGCGGTGGTGCCGCCCTGGGCGTTGCGCGCGGTCACCGTGATCACGGGCGCGGTGGCGTAGCCGAAGGGCTGGCCGAGGTAGGTGAAGCCGCCGGCGTCGCAGAAGGTGTCGAACGCCGGGGTGTTGAGGGCGACGTCGAAATGGTCGGGCGTGAACCGGCCCACCGTAACCCCGACCGCGCCGACGTCGACCCCGGCGCTGCCGAGATAGGCGCTGGCGGAGGCGCCCAGGGTGAAGGCGCCCACCTCGGAGTAGCCGAGATCGCTCACCGTCGCCTCCCCCGCCGCGTACTCGGAGGCGGCCACCACGGGGGCGCCGACACCGCCCCGGGCGAGGCTCCCGAGGGCCCCGCCCGCCGGGGCATACGGCGCCCCCGCGGCGAGGGTCGTCGACCAGGCGAAGGCGGGGGTGGTGCCGTTGTCCGCAAGATCCGCCCCCGCGTCCGGGACGCCGTCGCCGTCGGCGTCGTCCGCCGCCTGCCAGATCACCGCACGCACGCGCACGTCGAAGGGGCGCCCGGCCTTGGCGAACACCGCACCGGCCGGGGTGGTGCTGCCCGGGTTGGCGGTGCCGCCCGCCTGGATCCCCTCCAGCGACAGCCCGAAGGGGCGCACCGTGAGGGTGGCGGAGCCGCCGGCGATGGGCCGCGGGTTGCCCGCCGCGTCCCGGGCGAAGCCCGACTCATCGTCGCGCAGGGCGAGGGCGTACTTGCCGGCGTCGCTGGTGTCCAGGGTGAAGCCGGCGACACCCGCGACGAAGGTCAGGGCGATGTTGTTGCCGAGCGGGGCGCTGTCCGGCAGCACGGTGCCGCCGATGGCCGGCCCGCCCCCCCCGGGGTCGGCCCCGTCGCGCACCACCCAGGCCTTGAGCTTGACCGCGCCGGCGTAGCCGGCGGCGACGGCGCAGTCGCCCGTGACCGGATCGCGCCGCCACAGCTCGGCCTTGAAGCCGTGGCCGCGCCCGGCCACCACCTCGGTACCCAGCGTGTCGGTGGGGGTCAGGACGAAGGCGTCGTCGCGGAAGGACACCGTGGCGGAGGTGCTGCCCACCCCCGCCGAGGCGTCGGCCACCGTGATGGTGAGGTCGTCGGCGTGGACGTCTGCAAGCTCCAGCACGACGCTGCCGCCGTCGGCGGCGTCGAAGGTGTAGGTGGCGGCACCGTCGTCGGCGCCGCCGTTGTCGAGGGTGCCGGAACCGGCGGAGACCGACCAGTCGCCGTGGCCGGCGGAGGTGGTGATGGAGACGGTGCCGGTGTAGCCGCCGAGCACCGCGCCGGAGCTGTCGTAGGCGGTGATGGTGACCGCACGCGGCATGCAGGTGCTCGCGGTGCCCGCGCCGGCGTCGACGACGAAGTGGTCCAGCGTCGGCACGGCCCCGCTGCAGACGGTCACCGTCCCGCCCTTGCCGGCGTAGTAGGCGAGCCCCGAGGGGGAGACCCACACCTCCTCGAGATCGGTGCCGCCTGCCTCGGTGGTCTCGCTCCAGGCCGCGCCGTCCCAGCTCAGGACCACGCCCTTCTTGCCCACCGCCACGATGCGGTCCGCCCCCGCGCCGTAGATCCCCTTGAGGTCCTCCAACGCCGTCGCCACCACGGTGCAGGATGCGCCGTCCCAACGGTAGACCGCGCCCTTCTTGTCGTCCTTGCCCGCGAGGTAGAGCACGCCCCCGCCCCCCCACAGGCTCTCGAATCCCCGCGTCCTCGCCGGGCAGGACGCGCCGTCGCTGCGCCAGACGCCGGAGGCGCGGTCGAGCCAGAACAGCTTGCCGTCGTCGGTGAGGGCGTAGAGGGTCGAGGCATCGCCCCAGAGGTCCTTGAAGTCGTCCTTCCCACCGGTGCCCGCCGCCCGCGAGAGATCGGTCCACGCCGCACCGTCGTACCGCCACAGGGTGCCGTCCTTGCCCGCGACGTAGACCTCGCCCGCCGAGTAGGCCCAGACCGCCTCGAGGTCCTTGGTGGTGCCCGGCCCCGGGAGGACGCTCCAGCCGCCCGCGCCGCGGCGGAGCACGGCGCCCTTGTCCCCCACCGCGAAGGCCGTCACCGTGTCGAGGGCGAAGATCCCCTTCAGCTCCTCGGTCGTCGGCGTCGCCACGTCCGTCCAGCCGGCGCCGTCGTATTCGAGGATCTGGCCCTTCTTGCCCACCGCGAGGACCCAGCGGTCCGACACGCCGTGGACCGCCTTGAGGTCGTCCGTGCCCACCGTGGTGGTGGAGCACACGGGACCGCCCCCGGCGCCCACCAGGGTCACCGTCGGCTCCGGCTCGACGTAGCGGCGCACGAGGATGTTGCGCAGCCGGGCCTGGTCCTGGGCCGTCATGACCGCGACGAAGCCGCGCCCCGTGACCTCGTCGCCGCCGCCGTCGGTGCCGGAGGCCTGGAGCTCGGCGTCGGTGGGCCAGCCCATGCTCGCCCAGCCCGCGTCGCTGTCCCAGAACTTGAGACGGGTGGGCCCGACACCCCACGCCGCAAGCGCCTGGCGCCGCCACCGTCCGGTGGCGATGGCGGGCGGGTTGGGGCCGTCCACCGCCGTGACGGTGCGTTCGCCCCGCAGGATGTCGCCGTCGTGCGGGTAGTCGTGGTTGCTCCCGCAGCCGTCCTGCTCGCCGCGGTTCGAGGCGTAGTAGCTGTCGGACGTCTCACTGCCGCCGCTTCCCGAGTCGATGCGGCCCCGCACCAGCAGCCCCGTGGTCATGCTGAGGGGAAAGCAGCCCGTGTGGTAGAACTCGGCCTCGATGTAGACGTCGCGCTCGTCCACCGTCCGCCGGTAGCCGCTGGTGTGGTTGTCGTCGTTGCGGTAGCGGTAGTAGCCCGCCGCATCCCAGGTCAGGGAGTCGTCCCACCATTGGCCATGCCAGGGATCGATACGGCCGTGGACGTAGCTTGCGCTGCGGTCGACGCTGGCATCGT carries:
- the glnA gene encoding glutamate--ammonia ligase yields the protein MSASDVLKMIQEKEVKFVDLRFTDTRGKEQHVSVPAHTVDEDFFRDGKMFDGSSIAGWKGINESDMILMPDETTAVMDPFSDEPTLILRCDIVDPGTMQGYERDPRSLAKRAEAYLRSTGIADTAFFGPEPEFFVFDDVRWSSDISGSFVKVDSEEASWNSERVYEGGNIGHRPSIKGGYFPVPPVDSMQDLRCAMALTLEEMGVKVEAHHHEVATAGQNEIGTRFNTLVRKADELQILKYVVMNVAHAYGKTATFMPKPLVGDNGSGMHVHQSLSKDGVNLFAGDGYGGLSELALYYIGGIFKHARAINAFTNSTTNSYKRLVPGFEAPVLLAYSARNRSASVRIPYVPSPKARRIEVRFPDACGNPYLGFAAMLMAGLDGILNKIHPGDPMDKDLYDLPPEEEKRIPTVCHSLDQALEALDKDREFLKAGGVFTDDMIDGYIALKMEEVTRLRMTTHPVEFDMYYSL
- a CDS encoding DUF4124 domain-containing protein, coding for MRGSGGIVLALVLGLAGPHALAAVYKWTDAEGRVHYSDRPAPGAEAVRLDPLSTFRAPAPARRPPTPPAPQAAEGYRRVVIAAPEPEATIRDNEGRITVVVNLEPALREGHAVQILVDDRPQGAPARVTQFTLTNVDRGTHRIGARVLDGEGREVARAEPVTVYLHRESALLRRAAPGAS
- the glnL gene encoding nitrogen regulation protein NR(II); the encoded protein is MDPPRYDLLLDHLTTAVLLLAPDGRLRHVNAAGEDLLGLSRRQVLAMPLSRLLRSGPLAERLARAARTGQPFTEREARLALADGRTVTVDCTVTPMGDPPADLVVELQVLDRLLQIAREDQLRSRQQVTASVLRGLAHEIRNPLGGLRGAAQLLGRELGASPLREYVEVILAEADRLGALLDRMLGPSRQPRRRRINLHEVTERVRHLLAAEAPEARVVADYDPSIPELTADADGLIQAVLNLGRNALQATGGRGRVVLRTRVQRQFTIGERRHRLVARIEVEDDGPGVPPQLQEQIFYPLVTTRPEGTGLGLSIAQDIAVRHGGLVECESAPGRTIFTLLLPLEERDG
- the ntrC gene encoding nitrogen regulation protein NR(I), which codes for MAEPHAIGRPRVWVVDDDRSIRWVLERALGGAGFAVRCFADGDAALAALRAEGAPEALVSDIRMPGLDGLALLEAVRAEDPDLPVIVITAHSDLDSAVSAYRGGAFEYLAKPFDVDEAVALVRRALRQRASAPAEAPPPAAAPEIIGEDPAMQEVFRAIGRLARSHATVLIVGESGTGKELVAHALHRHGPRAGGPFIALNMAAIPRDLLESELFGHEKGAFTGAASRRPGRFEQAHGGTLFLDEIGDMPAELQTRLLRVLATGEFFPVGGRDPVRVDVRVIAATHQDLEARVREGLFREDLYHRLNVIRIRVPPLRERRSDIPRLARHFLRRAAAEMGVEPKRLSDEAAAVLGSLPWPGNVRQLENTCRWLTVMASGREIQAEDLPPELCADAAPAPEAAEDWEAALRRWAAARLAAGAADLLAEAGPRFERALAETALAHTGGLRQEAARLVGWGRNTLTRKLRELGIEPGEERRQPAPRRAGQYSSR
- a CDS encoding DUF6701 domain-containing protein, which codes for MRREDGGRGALAALVLLAGLAPGAAEAWWDPAWSAREQLEVRVGPNVPDKGYAGYTVRVVVDGKAWIAAGTLQPDCDDLRVVYGDGSTAKELPRHVVGCGTAATEVRFKLAADIAANGSDAGYYLYHGNPAAPAPAAPGPTDVYLWYDDASVDRSASYVHGRIDPWHGQWWDDSLTWDAAGYYRYRNDDNHTSGYRRTVDERDVYIEAEFYHTGCFPLSMTTGLLVRGRIDSGSGGSETSDSYYASNRGEQDGCGSNHDYPHDGDILRGERTVTAVDGPNPPAIATGRWRRQALAAWGVGPTRLKFWDSDAGWASMGWPTDAELQASGTDGGGDEVTGRGFVAVMTAQDQARLRNILVRRYVEPEPTVTLVGAGGGPVCSTTTVGTDDLKAVHGVSDRWVLAVGKKGQILEYDGAGWTDVATPTTEELKGIFALDTVTAFAVGDKGAVLRRGAGGWSVLPGPGTTKDLEAVWAYSAGEVYVAGKDGTLWRYDGAAWTDLSRAAGTGGKDDFKDLWGDASTLYALTDDGKLFWLDRASGVWRSDGASCPARTRGFESLWGGGGVLYLAGKDDKKGAVYRWDGASCTVVATALEDLKGIYGAGADRIVAVGKKGVVLSWDGAAWSETTEAGGTDLEEVWVSPSGLAYYAGKGGTVTVCSGAVPTLDHFVVDAGAGTASTCMPRAVTITAYDSSGAVLGGYTGTVSITTSAGHGDWSVSAGSGTLDNGGADDGAATYTFDAADGGSVVLELADVHADDLTITVADASAGVGSTSATVSFRDDAFVLTPTDTLGTEVVAGRGHGFKAELWRRDPVTGDCAVAAGYAGAVKLKAWVVRDGADPGGGGPAIGGTVLPDSAPLGNNIALTFVAGVAGFTLDTSDAGKYALALRDDESGFARDAAGNPRPIAGGSATLTVRPFGLSLEGIQAGGTANPGSTTPAGAVFAKAGRPFDVRVRAVIWQAADDADGDGVPDAGADLADNGTTPAFAWSTTLAAGAPYAPAGGALGSLARGGVGAPVVAASEYAAGEATVSDLGYSEVGAFTLGASASAYLGSAGVDVGAVGVTVGRFTPDHFDVALNTPAFDTFCDAGGFTYLGQPFGYATAPVITVTARNAQGGTTANYTGAWMRLTNASLGLPAYAAATGTLDLSGLPASGDPAIADLGAGTVTLTFSAGSGLRFDRSGGPVPPFDAEIALSLDVVDADGVAYAGNPARFGDASAGNGIAFDAGKSMRYGRLALDPAHGPELLPLQLPLRIEYWGDPDGDGVASFVTHADDACTTVAASAVSLSGYTGNLDPADLDGDGDGLPDVAVTLSAGAGSVALTQAPGAGNDGAAEVGVDAPVWLEYDWKGTGAADPAARATWGVYRGDDYRIYQRELY